The following are encoded together in the Geobacter sulfurreducens PCA genome:
- a CDS encoding pyruvate carboxylase, translated as MEKRKFRKVMAANRGEIAIRIFRACTELGISTVAIYSEEDKLSLHRYKADEAYLVGKGKAPIDAYLGIDEIISIAKRADVDAIHPGYGFLSENAEFAEACERAGIAFIGPRAEMQRALGDKVSARKVAIAAEVPVVPGTEEPIEHEEEALIFAKQHGYPIIIKAAAGGGGRGMRVARNKKELLEGLVAARSEAKAAFGNPAVFLERYLENPKHIEVQVLGDHHGNLVHFYERDCSIQRRHQKVVEFAPSLSLTQKLRDEICNAALKIAGQVGYVNAGTVEFLLDQEGSWYFIEMNPRIQVEHTVTEMITGRNLVQAQILIAEGKKLSDPPINVPNQSAIAMRGYAIQCRITTEDPANNFAPDFGTITTYRSSAGFGVRLDAGNAFTGSVITPHYDSLLVKVTSWGLTFDEAAHIMNRSLQEFRVRGVKTNIPFLENVVTHPVFLAGTCDTSFIEKHPELLAISEKKDRATKVLNFLGDVIVNGSPGVAKPLKSAEMIEARVPEVDYTVPRPAGSRDLFMKLGAEGLSKWILEQKKLLITDTTMRDAHQSLLATRVRTYDLLKIAEPTSYLGAGLFSLECWGGATFDVSMRFLKEDPWQRLHKLSEAIPNILFQMLLRGSNAVGYTNYPDNVVQRFVEEAAASGVDIFRVFDSLNWTRGMTVAMEAVRKTGKICEAAICYTGDITDPKRDKYPLEYYVAMAKELEQMGAHILAIKDMAGLLKPMAAHKLVKALKENIGIPVHLHTHDTSSNGNATLLMACQAGVDIVDAALSSISGLTAQPNLNALLAALKGTEWDPALDDEGLQHLANYWETVRDYYTPFESGLKSGTAEVYHHEIPGGQYSNYKPQVAGLGLLDRWEECKEMYFKVNRLFGDIVKVTPSSKVVGDMAMFLVKNNLDVDDVFTKGDELSFPESVVGMFKGMLGQPYQGWPAELQKIILKGEEPITCRPGELLEPADFEEKRLEAETKVGHAVNDKDLMSYLLYPHVYPEFDKHRQEYSDTSVIPTPIFFYGLEPGQETSIDIEPGKTLIIKLNAVGKVHPDGTRHIFFELNGQQRQVVVRDQSVQTDEAEREKADKGNAKHIGAPMPGKVLKLNVKAGDVVKAGDVLMVTEAMKMETNIKAKEDGAVAEVKFKEGDKVEKEDLVIVMA; from the coding sequence ATGGAAAAGAGAAAGTTCAGAAAAGTAATGGCCGCCAACCGCGGAGAGATCGCGATCCGCATCTTCCGGGCCTGCACTGAGCTGGGGATCAGCACGGTGGCCATCTACTCGGAGGAGGACAAGCTGTCCCTCCACCGCTACAAGGCGGACGAGGCCTACCTGGTGGGCAAGGGGAAAGCCCCCATCGATGCCTACCTGGGGATCGACGAAATCATCTCCATTGCCAAGCGGGCGGACGTGGACGCCATTCACCCGGGCTACGGCTTCCTTTCGGAGAATGCCGAGTTCGCCGAGGCGTGCGAGCGGGCCGGCATCGCCTTCATCGGTCCCCGGGCCGAGATGCAGCGGGCCCTGGGCGACAAGGTCTCGGCCCGCAAGGTGGCCATTGCCGCCGAGGTGCCCGTGGTTCCCGGAACCGAGGAGCCCATCGAGCACGAGGAAGAAGCGCTCATCTTCGCCAAGCAGCACGGCTATCCCATCATCATCAAGGCGGCTGCCGGCGGCGGCGGGCGGGGCATGCGGGTTGCCCGCAACAAGAAAGAGCTGCTGGAGGGGCTGGTGGCGGCCCGCAGCGAGGCCAAGGCCGCCTTCGGCAACCCGGCGGTCTTCCTGGAGCGCTACCTGGAGAATCCCAAGCACATCGAGGTGCAGGTGCTGGGGGACCACCACGGCAACCTGGTCCACTTCTACGAGCGCGACTGCTCCATCCAGCGCCGTCACCAGAAGGTGGTTGAGTTCGCGCCGTCGCTCTCCCTGACCCAGAAGCTGCGGGACGAGATCTGCAACGCGGCCCTCAAGATCGCGGGTCAGGTGGGCTACGTGAACGCCGGCACCGTGGAATTCCTGCTGGACCAGGAGGGGAGCTGGTACTTCATCGAGATGAACCCCCGAATCCAGGTGGAGCACACGGTCACCGAGATGATCACCGGCAGGAACCTGGTGCAGGCCCAGATCCTCATCGCCGAGGGGAAGAAGCTCTCGGACCCCCCCATCAACGTCCCGAACCAGTCGGCCATCGCCATGCGGGGCTACGCCATCCAGTGCCGGATCACCACCGAGGACCCGGCCAACAACTTTGCCCCGGATTTCGGCACCATCACCACCTACCGCTCCTCGGCCGGCTTCGGGGTGCGGCTCGACGCGGGCAACGCCTTCACCGGTTCGGTCATCACCCCCCATTACGACTCGCTTCTGGTGAAGGTCACCTCGTGGGGGCTCACCTTCGACGAGGCGGCCCACATCATGAACCGCTCCCTCCAGGAGTTCCGGGTCCGGGGCGTGAAGACCAATATCCCGTTCCTGGAGAACGTGGTCACCCACCCGGTCTTCCTGGCCGGTACCTGCGATACGTCATTCATCGAGAAGCACCCCGAGCTTCTGGCCATTAGCGAGAAGAAAGACCGGGCCACCAAGGTGCTCAATTTCCTGGGCGACGTCATCGTGAACGGCTCCCCCGGCGTTGCCAAGCCCCTCAAGTCGGCGGAGATGATCGAGGCCCGGGTGCCCGAGGTTGACTATACGGTTCCCCGGCCCGCCGGCTCCCGCGACCTGTTCATGAAGCTCGGCGCCGAGGGGCTCTCCAAGTGGATCCTGGAGCAGAAAAAGCTCCTGATCACCGACACCACCATGCGGGATGCCCACCAGTCGCTCCTGGCGACCCGGGTCCGCACCTATGACCTGCTAAAGATCGCCGAGCCCACCTCGTACCTGGGTGCCGGGCTCTTCTCGCTGGAGTGCTGGGGCGGCGCCACCTTCGACGTCTCCATGCGCTTCCTGAAGGAGGATCCCTGGCAGCGGCTCCACAAGCTCTCGGAGGCGATCCCCAACATCCTCTTCCAGATGCTCCTGCGGGGCTCCAACGCCGTGGGCTACACCAACTATCCCGACAACGTGGTGCAGCGCTTCGTGGAGGAGGCCGCCGCCAGCGGCGTCGACATCTTCCGGGTCTTCGATTCCCTCAACTGGACCCGGGGGATGACCGTGGCCATGGAGGCGGTGCGCAAGACCGGCAAGATCTGCGAGGCGGCCATCTGCTACACCGGCGACATCACCGATCCCAAGCGGGACAAGTATCCGCTGGAATACTACGTGGCCATGGCCAAGGAACTGGAGCAGATGGGCGCCCACATCCTGGCCATCAAGGACATGGCGGGGCTGCTCAAGCCCATGGCCGCCCACAAGCTGGTGAAGGCCCTCAAGGAGAACATCGGCATCCCGGTCCACCTCCATACCCACGATACCTCCTCCAACGGCAACGCCACGCTGCTCATGGCCTGCCAGGCCGGGGTCGACATCGTGGACGCGGCCCTCTCCTCCATCTCCGGCCTCACGGCCCAGCCGAACCTGAACGCGCTCCTGGCCGCCCTCAAGGGGACCGAGTGGGACCCGGCCCTGGACGACGAGGGGCTCCAGCACCTGGCCAACTACTGGGAGACGGTGCGGGACTACTACACCCCCTTCGAATCGGGGCTCAAGAGCGGCACTGCCGAGGTCTACCACCACGAGATCCCCGGCGGCCAGTACTCCAACTACAAGCCCCAGGTGGCCGGTCTCGGCCTGCTGGACCGGTGGGAGGAGTGCAAGGAGATGTACTTCAAGGTCAACAGGCTCTTTGGCGACATCGTCAAGGTGACCCCCTCCTCCAAGGTGGTGGGCGACATGGCCATGTTCCTGGTGAAAAACAACCTGGACGTGGACGACGTCTTCACCAAGGGGGACGAGCTCAGCTTCCCCGAGTCGGTAGTGGGGATGTTCAAGGGGATGCTGGGCCAGCCCTACCAGGGGTGGCCCGCTGAGCTGCAGAAGATCATCCTCAAGGGAGAAGAGCCGATCACCTGCCGCCCCGGCGAGCTCCTGGAGCCGGCCGACTTCGAAGAGAAGCGCCTGGAGGCCGAGACCAAGGTGGGGCACGCGGTGAACGACAAGGATCTCATGTCGTACCTGCTCTACCCTCATGTCTACCCCGAGTTCGACAAGCACCGTCAGGAGTATTCGGACACCTCGGTCATCCCGACCCCCATCTTCTTCTACGGCCTGGAGCCGGGGCAGGAGACCTCCATCGACATCGAGCCGGGCAAGACCCTCATCATCAAGCTCAACGCCGTCGGCAAGGTGCATCCGGACGGTACCCGCCACATCTTCTTCGAGCTTAACGGCCAACAGCGGCAGGTGGTGGTGCGCGACCAATCGGTGCAGACCGACGAGGCCGAGCGGGAAAAGGCCGACAAGGGGAACGCCAAGCATATCGGCGCGCCCATGCCCGGCAAGGTCCTGAAGCTCAATGTGAAGGCGGGCGACGTCGTGAAGGCGGGAGACGTCCTCATGGTTACCGAGGCCATGAAGATGGAGACCAACATCAAGGCGAAAGAAGACGGCGCCGTTGCCGAGGTGAAGTTCAAGGAAGGCGACAAGGTGGAAAAAGAAGATCTGGTGATCGTGATGGCATAG
- a CDS encoding peptidylprolyl isomerase: protein MNLTKTLRANILSLAALVALSGAAIGAEAAPAKKEDKTDKPAAAPAKQEEKNVAPLDPAAVVVKVNGVAITRAEVDRAKKVLMSQNRMTQPVTPDIAQKVEEAAVSQLIAKELLYQAGRKQEIKDLDKQIQERVSQSKARFPSQEEYLKTLKSMDMTEKDVETFAREDLVINNLIEKDVVAKTTVSDEEAKKFYNDNIDKFKRDETVKASHILIKVEPNASADDKKKAKEKAEAILKQVKGGADFAEVAKKESGCPSAPQGGDLGFFGKGQMVPPFEKAAFAMKPGEVSDVVETQFGYHIIKLTDKRPAETVKFEETKDRIVQFLKQQKVQEGINEYVENLKKAAKIEMAK from the coding sequence ATGAACCTGACGAAGACACTGCGTGCGAACATCCTCTCCCTCGCTGCACTGGTTGCACTCTCCGGAGCGGCGATCGGGGCGGAGGCGGCACCCGCCAAGAAGGAAGACAAAACCGACAAGCCTGCGGCGGCCCCGGCCAAGCAGGAAGAAAAGAACGTTGCCCCCCTCGACCCGGCAGCGGTGGTGGTGAAGGTCAACGGCGTAGCCATAACCCGCGCCGAGGTTGACCGGGCAAAGAAAGTCCTCATGTCCCAGAACCGGATGACCCAGCCCGTGACTCCCGATATCGCCCAGAAGGTGGAAGAGGCGGCGGTGAGCCAGCTCATCGCCAAGGAACTCCTCTACCAGGCCGGCAGGAAACAGGAGATCAAGGATCTGGACAAGCAGATCCAGGAGCGGGTAAGCCAGAGCAAGGCCCGCTTCCCCTCACAGGAAGAGTACCTGAAGACCCTCAAGAGCATGGACATGACCGAGAAGGACGTCGAGACCTTCGCCCGGGAAGACCTGGTCATCAACAATCTGATCGAAAAAGACGTCGTGGCCAAGACCACCGTGTCCGACGAAGAGGCCAAGAAGTTCTATAACGACAACATCGACAAGTTCAAGCGGGACGAGACGGTGAAGGCGAGCCACATCCTGATCAAGGTGGAGCCCAACGCTTCCGCCGACGACAAGAAGAAGGCCAAGGAAAAGGCCGAGGCGATCCTGAAGCAGGTGAAGGGCGGCGCCGACTTCGCCGAGGTGGCCAAGAAGGAGTCCGGCTGTCCCAGCGCACCCCAGGGCGGCGATCTGGGCTTCTTCGGCAAGGGCCAGATGGTTCCCCCGTTCGAGAAGGCCGCCTTCGCCATGAAGCCCGGCGAGGTGAGCGATGTGGTCGAGACCCAGTTCGGCTACCACATCATCAAGCTGACCGACAAGCGCCCCGCCGAGACCGTCAAGTTCGAGGAGACCAAGGACCGGATCGTTCAGTTCCTGAAGCAGCAGAAGGTTCAGGAAGGGATCAACGAGTACGTGGAGAACCTGAAGAAAGCTGCCAAGATCGAGATGGCCAAGTAG
- a CDS encoding slipin family protein, which translates to MFDIFNYVPFMFLIVLLIMFVASAVRILPEYERGVLFRLGRLAGARGPGLFFIIPGVDKLVRVSLRTVALDVPPQDVITHDNVTVKVSAVIYFRVMEPQKAIVEVENYLYATSQLAQTTLRSVLGQVELDELLANREKINKELQEILDRHTGPWGVKVTAVEVKNIDLPQEMLRAIAKQAEAERERRAKIIHADGEYQASEKLAQAAKVLAAEPTSLQLRYLQTLTEVAAEKNSTTIFPVPIDLIKMFMDRIGTDKDAPKS; encoded by the coding sequence ATGTTCGATATTTTCAACTATGTGCCGTTCATGTTCCTCATTGTCCTGCTGATCATGTTCGTGGCCAGCGCCGTGAGGATTCTCCCCGAGTACGAGCGGGGGGTGCTGTTCCGGCTCGGTCGCCTGGCCGGGGCGCGGGGGCCGGGGCTGTTCTTCATCATCCCGGGGGTCGACAAGCTGGTGCGGGTGTCCCTGCGGACCGTGGCCCTGGATGTGCCCCCCCAGGACGTCATCACCCACGACAACGTGACCGTCAAGGTGTCTGCGGTCATCTATTTCCGGGTCATGGAGCCCCAGAAGGCCATCGTGGAGGTGGAGAACTACCTGTACGCCACCAGCCAGCTGGCCCAGACCACCCTGCGGAGCGTCCTGGGGCAGGTGGAGCTGGACGAGCTCCTGGCCAACCGGGAAAAGATCAACAAGGAGCTCCAGGAGATTCTGGACCGCCACACGGGGCCCTGGGGAGTCAAGGTGACCGCCGTGGAGGTGAAGAACATCGACCTCCCCCAGGAGATGCTCCGGGCCATTGCCAAGCAGGCCGAGGCCGAGCGGGAGCGGCGGGCCAAGATCATCCATGCCGACGGCGAGTACCAGGCATCGGAAAAGCTGGCCCAGGCGGCAAAGGTGCTGGCCGCCGAGCCCACCTCGCTCCAGCTCCGCTATCTCCAGACCCTCACCGAGGTGGCCGCGGAGAAGAACTCCACCACCATCTTCCCGGTCCCCATCGACCTCATCAAGATGTTCATGGACAGGATCGGGACGGACAAGGACGCACCGAAGTCCTGA
- a CDS encoding NfeD family protein, whose protein sequence is MRALVPAMGGSRRGIRIGALIAWCLMICTGAALLASTGGDVRVVGLRGAVNPVTASFLKRNLDDAARKGDRLVLVEMDTPGGLDTAMREIVKDILASPVPVAVYVAPAGARAASAGAIITLAADIAAMAPGTNIGAAHPVAIGEKQDKVMEQKVLNDAEAYVDGIASRRGRNAEVARRMVRESLSLPAEKALEEKMIDLIAADRSALFAQLEGRPVSRPGGDTVLRLAGAPVREAEMTTRERILDAIGNPNVAYVLMMLGFLGLFFELSNPGVILPGVIGGIALILAFFAFQTLPVNYAGVLLILLALILFIAEIKVVSGGMLTVGGVIAMVLGSILLFESPEPYLRVSWQVIAVTVAAVSAFSIFAVTMAVRAHRRKPTTGGEGLVGETGKALSPIAPEGRVFIHGEYWDAWSDEPLAEGDRVMVVAVDGMRVKVKKLS, encoded by the coding sequence ATGAGAGCCCTCGTTCCGGCCATGGGGGGATCCCGGCGGGGGATCCGGATCGGCGCGCTGATCGCCTGGTGCCTCATGATCTGCACCGGCGCGGCGCTCCTGGCGTCCACCGGGGGCGATGTGCGGGTGGTCGGCCTCAGGGGGGCCGTGAACCCGGTTACCGCCTCATTCCTCAAGCGGAACCTGGACGATGCGGCCCGGAAGGGGGATCGGCTCGTGCTGGTGGAGATGGATACCCCCGGCGGCCTCGACACGGCCATGCGGGAGATCGTCAAGGATATCCTGGCCAGCCCCGTGCCCGTGGCGGTTTACGTGGCGCCGGCCGGGGCCCGGGCCGCCTCGGCGGGGGCAATCATCACGCTGGCGGCCGATATCGCCGCCATGGCGCCGGGGACGAACATCGGCGCGGCCCATCCCGTGGCCATCGGCGAGAAGCAGGACAAGGTCATGGAGCAGAAGGTACTCAACGATGCCGAGGCTTACGTGGACGGCATCGCTTCCCGCCGGGGGCGCAATGCCGAGGTGGCGCGGCGGATGGTGCGCGAAAGCCTGTCGCTCCCCGCTGAAAAGGCCCTGGAAGAGAAGATGATTGACCTGATCGCCGCCGACCGGTCCGCTCTCTTTGCCCAACTGGAGGGGCGGCCGGTGTCCCGTCCGGGGGGCGACACGGTCCTGCGGCTGGCCGGGGCTCCGGTCCGGGAGGCGGAGATGACGACCCGGGAGCGGATCCTCGACGCCATCGGCAATCCCAACGTGGCCTACGTCCTCATGATGCTCGGGTTCCTGGGGCTGTTCTTCGAGTTGTCGAACCCCGGCGTGATCCTGCCCGGCGTCATCGGCGGCATTGCCCTGATCCTGGCCTTCTTCGCCTTCCAGACCCTGCCGGTCAACTATGCCGGCGTGCTTCTCATCCTGCTTGCGCTCATCCTTTTCATTGCCGAGATCAAGGTGGTCTCGGGCGGCATGCTGACGGTGGGAGGCGTCATTGCCATGGTTCTCGGATCGATCCTTCTCTTCGAGTCGCCGGAGCCCTATCTCCGGGTTTCCTGGCAGGTGATCGCCGTGACGGTGGCTGCCGTGTCGGCTTTTTCGATCTTCGCCGTCACCATGGCGGTCCGGGCGCATCGCCGCAAGCCCACCACCGGCGGCGAAGGCCTGGTGGGGGAGACCGGCAAGGCTCTATCCCCCATCGCTCCCGAGGGGCGGGTCTTCATCCACGGCGAATACTGGGACGCCTGGAGCGATGAACCCCTGGCCGAGGGGGACCGGGTAATGGTGGTTGCGGTGGACGGGATGAGGGTCAAGGTGAAAAAGTTATCGTAG
- a CDS encoding c-type cytochrome: MRGLAPVAACMALALAAGCSGGSGAGGGELFATHCAGCHPQGGNTVHPEKTLARARREANGIRTVRDVAAYIRNPGPGMPAFGEAMIPPADALKIGEYVVASFP, encoded by the coding sequence ATGAGAGGGCTTGCCCCGGTGGCCGCCTGCATGGCCCTGGCCCTGGCGGCCGGCTGCAGCGGCGGGTCCGGCGCTGGAGGCGGCGAGCTGTTCGCCACCCACTGCGCCGGCTGCCATCCGCAGGGAGGCAACACCGTCCACCCGGAAAAGACCCTGGCGCGGGCCCGGCGGGAGGCCAACGGCATCCGGACCGTCCGGGACGTGGCGGCCTACATCCGCAACCCGGGTCCGGGCATGCCGGCCTTCGGCGAAGCGATGATCCCGCCGGCCGATGCCCTGAAGATCGGGGAGTACGTCGTGGCGAGCTTCCCATGA
- a CDS encoding Lon protease family protein has translation MSTDRLKLPVEKLRWICDPDQFEFTTTDDLPELEGTLGQARALASIDFGLGIRESGFNLFLAGEPGTGRSSTVKNILKKRAKGEPTPSDWVYVNNFKTPDLPIALALPAGKGSELEQDMRELISAVRSVIPKALDSKEYETNKATIVESYQEHNNELFSTLETEAQDKGFALQRTVSGLVMVPQKEDRNFTQEEYEALPEEEKERISQIGQELTDKLNDVLRQVRENEKQTKDALAQLDRDLGNATVGHHLDPLREKYGDNPAVVEYLNAVQEDIIANLEDFKPQQPVQSPIPGLKLPRQEPSFERYQVNVFVDNHETEGAPVVFEPNPTYNNLFGRIEHVMQMGGMATTNFTLIKPGALHRANGGYLIVDAREVLMNPFSWDSLKRCIRNAEIKIEDPLEQYRFITTVSMKPESVPLQAKIIMIGSPWIYYLLFHLEPDYRKFFKVKADFDSRIARTSEVIKDYALFVATHCKNEKLLPFDRSGVAGLIEYSARLVEDQNKLSSQFMEIADLIREASYWAGKDGSQVVDHGHVTRAIEQKIYRSNRIEERMQELFDDGTIMVDTDGAAVGQINGLAVMTVGDHTFGRPSRVTSRVWLGRAGMVNIEREVKLSGPIHDKGVLILTGYLGGKFAHDKPLSFSASICFEQNYEGVEGDSASSTELYCLLSAFSGVPIKQGIAVTGSVNQHGMVQPIGGVNYKIEGFYAVCKSRGLTGDQGVMIPASNERHLMLSDEVVQAVREGKFHIWSVSTIDEGIEILTGVPAGALQEDGSYPEGTVNFLVDRRLREMIESMKKFGSSGEKDEKKESGAPAPALEGGQSS, from the coding sequence GTGTCCACTGACCGTCTGAAACTCCCCGTCGAGAAGCTCCGCTGGATCTGCGATCCAGATCAGTTCGAATTCACCACCACCGATGATCTGCCCGAGCTGGAGGGGACCCTCGGCCAGGCCCGGGCCCTGGCATCCATCGATTTCGGCCTCGGCATCCGCGAGAGCGGGTTCAACCTGTTCCTGGCCGGGGAGCCCGGCACCGGCCGCAGCTCCACCGTCAAGAACATCCTGAAGAAACGGGCAAAGGGCGAGCCGACCCCCTCGGACTGGGTCTACGTCAACAACTTCAAGACGCCGGACCTCCCCATCGCCCTGGCGCTGCCGGCGGGCAAGGGGAGCGAGCTGGAGCAGGACATGCGGGAGCTGATCTCCGCGGTCCGTTCGGTCATCCCCAAGGCCCTGGACAGCAAGGAGTACGAGACCAACAAGGCAACCATTGTCGAGTCGTACCAGGAGCACAATAACGAGCTCTTTTCGACCCTGGAGACCGAGGCCCAGGACAAGGGGTTCGCGCTCCAGCGGACCGTGTCGGGGCTGGTGATGGTTCCCCAGAAGGAGGACCGCAACTTCACCCAGGAGGAGTACGAGGCCCTGCCGGAGGAGGAGAAGGAGCGGATCAGCCAGATCGGGCAGGAGCTGACCGACAAGCTGAACGACGTGCTCCGCCAGGTGCGCGAGAACGAGAAGCAGACCAAGGACGCCCTGGCCCAGCTGGACCGCGACCTGGGCAACGCCACGGTGGGGCATCACCTGGACCCCCTGCGGGAGAAGTACGGCGACAACCCCGCGGTGGTGGAGTACCTGAACGCGGTGCAGGAGGACATCATCGCCAACCTTGAGGACTTCAAGCCCCAGCAGCCGGTTCAGTCTCCCATTCCGGGGCTCAAGCTCCCCCGCCAGGAGCCCTCCTTCGAGCGCTACCAGGTGAATGTCTTCGTGGACAACCATGAGACCGAGGGGGCGCCGGTGGTGTTCGAGCCCAACCCCACCTACAACAACCTGTTCGGCCGCATCGAGCACGTGATGCAGATGGGGGGCATGGCCACCACCAACTTCACCCTCATCAAGCCGGGGGCGCTCCACCGGGCCAACGGCGGCTACCTGATCGTGGATGCCCGGGAAGTTCTGATGAACCCCTTCTCCTGGGATTCCCTCAAGCGCTGCATCCGCAACGCCGAGATCAAGATCGAGGACCCCCTGGAGCAGTACCGCTTCATCACCACGGTTTCCATGAAGCCCGAGTCGGTCCCCCTGCAGGCCAAGATCATCATGATCGGGTCGCCGTGGATCTACTACCTCCTCTTCCACCTGGAGCCCGACTACCGCAAGTTCTTCAAGGTGAAGGCCGATTTCGACAGCCGCATCGCCCGCACGTCCGAGGTGATCAAGGACTATGCTCTGTTCGTGGCCACCCACTGCAAGAACGAGAAGCTGCTCCCCTTCGACCGGAGCGGCGTGGCCGGGCTCATCGAGTACTCGGCCCGGCTGGTGGAGGACCAGAACAAGCTCTCATCGCAGTTCATGGAGATCGCCGACCTGATCCGCGAGGCGAGTTACTGGGCCGGCAAGGACGGCAGCCAGGTGGTTGATCATGGCCACGTGACCCGCGCCATCGAGCAGAAGATCTACCGGAGTAACCGGATCGAGGAGCGGATGCAGGAGCTCTTCGACGATGGGACCATCATGGTGGACACCGACGGCGCGGCAGTGGGGCAGATCAACGGCCTGGCGGTCATGACCGTGGGGGATCACACCTTCGGCCGCCCGTCCCGGGTCACGTCCCGGGTCTGGCTGGGGCGGGCCGGCATGGTCAACATCGAGCGCGAGGTGAAGCTCTCGGGCCCCATCCACGACAAGGGGGTCCTGATCCTCACCGGCTACCTGGGCGGGAAGTTCGCCCATGACAAGCCCCTCTCTTTTTCCGCCTCCATCTGCTTCGAGCAGAACTACGAAGGGGTCGAGGGAGACAGCGCCTCGTCCACGGAACTCTACTGCCTCCTCTCGGCCTTCTCGGGTGTTCCCATCAAACAGGGAATCGCCGTGACCGGCAGCGTCAACCAGCACGGCATGGTCCAGCCCATCGGCGGCGTAAACTACAAGATCGAGGGCTTTTACGCCGTCTGCAAGTCCCGTGGGCTCACCGGCGACCAGGGGGTCATGATCCCCGCGTCCAACGAGCGGCACCTGATGCTGAGCGACGAGGTGGTGCAGGCGGTGCGTGAGGGGAAATTCCACATCTGGAGCGTATCCACCATTGACGAGGGGATCGAGATCCTGACCGGCGTTCCGGCCGGCGCCCTGCAGGAGGACGGCAGCTACCCGGAGGGGACCGTCAACTTCCTGGTGGATCGCCGGCTGCGGGAAATGATCGAGAGCATGAAGAAATTCGGCTCGTCCGGCGAGAAAGACGAGAAGAAGGAGTCCGGGGCTCCCGCGCCCGCCCTCGAGGGGGGGCAATCGTCATGA
- the lipB gene encoding lipoyl(octanoyl) transferase LipB, protein MKIVDLAAMEYAEAFALQERLAADVAAGRAEETLLLLEHPPVYTLGRRGDGGSLPDPSVRPVEINRGGDVTWHGPGQLVGYPILDLGCRGRDLHRYLRFLEQVLMDAAASLGVQAWRVAGRTGIWTEGGKLASIGVGVRRWVTMHGFALNICNDLAPFSRIHPCGIVGCPVTTLSREAGRAITVAEAKAAVAAPFAGLPADALPEQPRDAVQPSSCDDVHAPSTTSRRPPCPLTV, encoded by the coding sequence GTGAAGATCGTGGATCTCGCCGCCATGGAGTACGCCGAGGCCTTTGCCCTCCAGGAGCGGCTCGCTGCCGACGTGGCCGCCGGCCGCGCGGAGGAGACGCTGCTCCTGCTGGAGCATCCGCCGGTCTATACCCTGGGCCGGCGCGGCGATGGCGGGAGTCTTCCGGACCCGTCGGTGCGCCCCGTGGAGATCAACCGGGGCGGCGACGTGACCTGGCACGGCCCCGGCCAGCTGGTGGGCTACCCCATCCTGGACCTGGGATGCCGGGGCCGGGATCTGCACCGGTACCTCCGTTTTCTGGAACAGGTGCTGATGGACGCGGCCGCGTCTTTGGGCGTGCAGGCCTGGCGGGTAGCCGGCCGGACCGGCATCTGGACCGAGGGGGGAAAGCTGGCCTCCATCGGGGTCGGGGTCCGGCGCTGGGTTACCATGCACGGCTTCGCCCTCAACATCTGCAACGATCTGGCCCCCTTCAGCCGCATCCACCCCTGCGGCATCGTGGGCTGCCCGGTCACCACCCTGTCTCGTGAAGCGGGCCGGGCGATCACCGTGGCCGAGGCCAAGGCCGCGGTTGCCGCCCCCTTTGCCGGGCTGCCGGCCGACGCCCTGCCGGAGCAGCCCCGTGATGCCGTTCAACCTTCGTCATGCGATGATGTTCATGCACCGTCAACCACTTCAAGGAGGCCACCGTGTCCACTGACCGTCTGA